One stretch of Paenibacillus sp. FSL R5-0341 DNA includes these proteins:
- a CDS encoding glycoside hydrolase family 3 C-terminal domain-containing protein → MNRRLNLIFLKRWFMLLIIVAVAAMPLHAFAAEAESGADRPWMNKSLTAKERTELLLKEMTLEEKVGFVTGKVNNYYGFYNDGLERLGIPALQMADGPAGVRVANPDVQDKKSTALPAPIALAASWDTDLAKKYGDLIGQEAHDTTHNVVLGPGLDIARTPWGSRNFESLGEDPLLASGMGAAYVDGIQSNPVIATAKHYILNNQETERFTTNATASERAIQEVYARPFQAMVEKADLGSAMCSFNQVNGTYACENKEMLTDVLRDQFGFEGFVMSDYGANFSTAKSANAGLDLETPGEPYGKWGDKLLEAVNNGEVSEQTIDEKVRRILLQMFDKGLFDNPVTNTQINAKKDGKQAREIAEESMVLLQNNDNTLPLSKKNVKSIAVIGPDADNASAAGGGSSLVNPTYTVSPLQGIRNRAGNGVDVKYAAGTDPISAGDAFNGPSAVPSTLLSPGDARESERDYGTDRAEYGLRAEYWTNTDMEGNPSLVRTDNQVNMNLGFYNYEGFNAQSSKLPVTPTKFNAKMSARWTGAITAPQTGEYKLSLTSLGSAKLYVDDELLVDNQGETLSTTKKEIAFKEGESHDIRIEYRTDFPLQSNHDMGAQVRFGWEAPEDAVDIKMQKAVDLAKKSDVAVVVTRTYDSEGYVDRSDLELPNNQEQLIRKVAAANPKTIVVQMSGRAVEMDSWQKEVPSILQAWYAGQEQGNAVARVLFGDVNPSGKLPVTFPSDDSQTPVSTVEQFPGVNGVGNYSEGVFVGYKGYDKEGMTPAFAFGHGLSYTDFNYRNLHVKNTGKGDKETVEVSLNLRNTGKVTGAEVVQVYVGNLPTKVETPEKQLAGWAKVDLKAGKQQRVNIQLDRSALSYWDETSHEWVMPKGKVQVYVGSASDDIRLTGSVNIGSKSGK, encoded by the coding sequence ATGAACAGAAGACTCAATCTGATTTTCCTCAAACGATGGTTTATGCTATTAATCATCGTGGCGGTTGCGGCTATGCCGCTACACGCCTTCGCCGCGGAGGCGGAATCCGGGGCCGATCGTCCTTGGATGAACAAATCCTTGACTGCGAAGGAACGCACCGAGCTGCTGCTCAAGGAGATGACGCTGGAGGAGAAAGTTGGATTCGTAACCGGTAAAGTCAATAACTATTATGGTTTCTATAATGATGGATTGGAGCGCCTCGGCATTCCGGCATTACAGATGGCAGATGGACCCGCAGGGGTACGTGTAGCCAACCCGGATGTGCAGGACAAAAAGTCCACGGCGCTGCCTGCACCGATCGCCCTTGCGGCTTCCTGGGATACCGATCTTGCCAAGAAATATGGCGATCTGATCGGTCAGGAAGCACATGATACAACACATAATGTAGTGCTTGGTCCTGGGCTGGACATTGCACGTACACCATGGGGTTCCCGGAACTTCGAATCACTCGGGGAAGATCCGCTACTGGCTTCCGGTATGGGTGCAGCGTATGTGGACGGGATTCAAAGTAATCCGGTTATCGCTACTGCGAAGCACTATATCCTGAACAACCAGGAGACGGAACGTTTCACGACCAATGCAACAGCCAGCGAACGTGCCATTCAGGAAGTCTATGCACGTCCGTTCCAGGCGATGGTCGAAAAAGCGGATCTCGGTTCGGCCATGTGTTCATTTAACCAGGTGAACGGTACATATGCTTGTGAGAACAAGGAGATGCTGACGGATGTCCTTCGGGATCAGTTTGGCTTCGAAGGGTTCGTCATGAGTGACTACGGTGCAAACTTCAGCACAGCCAAGTCCGCCAATGCGGGTCTGGATCTGGAGACACCTGGGGAGCCGTATGGCAAATGGGGAGACAAATTGCTGGAAGCCGTGAACAATGGCGAAGTCAGCGAGCAAACCATTGATGAGAAGGTTAGACGCATCTTGCTTCAAATGTTTGATAAAGGGCTGTTCGATAACCCTGTAACGAATACACAAATCAATGCCAAGAAAGACGGCAAACAGGCACGTGAAATTGCGGAAGAGAGCATGGTTCTTTTGCAAAACAACGATAATACACTGCCACTTTCCAAGAAAAATGTGAAATCCATCGCTGTCATCGGACCGGATGCAGATAACGCATCTGCTGCTGGTGGAGGTAGCAGTCTGGTTAACCCGACGTATACCGTAAGTCCACTGCAAGGCATTCGTAACCGTGCCGGAAACGGTGTGGATGTTAAATATGCAGCCGGAACCGATCCAATCTCCGCAGGAGATGCATTTAATGGACCATCGGCCGTACCTTCCACTCTTTTATCGCCTGGGGATGCTCGGGAAAGTGAAAGAGACTATGGTACAGATCGTGCGGAATACGGTCTGCGTGCGGAATACTGGACGAATACAGACATGGAGGGTAACCCTTCTCTGGTACGTACAGATAATCAGGTCAACATGAATCTTGGATTCTACAACTATGAAGGTTTTAATGCACAATCTTCCAAGCTTCCAGTGACACCAACGAAGTTCAATGCCAAAATGTCCGCTCGTTGGACAGGGGCAATTACGGCGCCTCAAACGGGTGAATATAAACTTTCCCTGACGAGTCTCGGTTCTGCGAAACTGTATGTGGATGATGAGTTACTTGTAGACAATCAAGGTGAAACATTGAGTACAACAAAGAAAGAAATCGCGTTCAAAGAAGGCGAGTCCCACGATATTCGGATTGAGTATCGTACCGATTTCCCGTTACAGTCCAATCATGATATGGGCGCACAGGTTCGTTTTGGCTGGGAAGCTCCAGAAGACGCTGTTGATATCAAAATGCAAAAAGCAGTCGATTTGGCGAAAAAATCAGATGTTGCCGTCGTGGTAACACGTACGTATGACAGTGAAGGTTATGTAGATCGTTCTGATCTGGAACTGCCAAATAATCAGGAGCAGCTGATTCGCAAAGTAGCGGCAGCCAATCCGAAAACGATCGTGGTGCAAATGAGTGGTCGCGCTGTCGAGATGGACTCCTGGCAAAAAGAAGTGCCATCCATCCTTCAGGCTTGGTACGCAGGTCAGGAACAAGGTAATGCAGTGGCACGTGTGCTGTTCGGTGATGTGAATCCATCTGGTAAGTTGCCGGTGACGTTCCCATCAGATGATTCCCAGACCCCTGTATCCACTGTGGAACAATTCCCAGGTGTGAATGGGGTGGGTAACTACTCCGAGGGTGTTTTTGTAGGGTACAAAGGATATGACAAAGAAGGCATGACACCGGCGTTCGCCTTTGGACACGGACTGTCGTATACCGATTTTAATTATCGTAATCTGCATGTGAAAAACACAGGCAAAGGTGACAAAGAAACCGTAGAAGTATCCCTGAACCTGCGCAATACCGGTAAGGTTACCGGTGCAGAAGTCGTACAGGTCTATGTGGGCAATCTGCCAACCAAAGTGGAGACACCAGAGAAACAACTTGCTGGCTGGG
- a CDS encoding DUF4132 domain-containing protein, producing MNQEDQVQVYMDELQDRAKSLTGVQLELANYVVEIAGSTYLRGDEKMFLNTEKLLERLAAETQQPLFQPLLDVLRHLASESLVARFGYIAERATRFPYSNHYERRPFRTSDPEQHVEQVIRKLMGLFRMEMKNFSLSEYVSLREYKLDYLHEIRWVLADCIAYELDHEGGDMKQALHDIIYGDNQTALLTHEMIKGIFMSDQVDAYQMVGELLVAARLQEGLRQSIVERMDEGTLEAYIYILKIIIDNNLIRFSSVVRALAVWTGIGIEAANQRVAAQLIEQAYEALVQPEVRESWQQEANANKLFISLWATAVIEENELTSKIIEIMNQGQLYQKIVAQYVLANSQNRELRLHIARRYLEAQDAELMHWIVTNYDAMYMYNWSFENGENQRSVYVWPLPALEDKALRRQDFDQFKQMLAVIPKGGSGGPSGVLEYVHYRIDTDDVVKKLLYLAAYDMDPEWIGEVIAIKDRLSPELRGELLSQFVQHPDNEVQRQFVFESLSDKSISNRESALSKAKQLTLTVEEMKQMEALMKLKTGSLRQKVIHVLLLQPVDQLTVSLKRLLQAKSELQRLGALELLTEIAADPDRADQQEQLQPLAQLIETPTAKEQKLLDKLTDQGSRYTAANGFNLFDPKRREPLLDEKRDLKGHSPKDIFTLSLDKTRPFLQGLDELVHEHRDHEYEVEYYAGYKDTLLVGASLRSKVPYGERNEMKQMEQFPLHDIWENFIQHAGFSSVELMQLYMVIQLRDFNGKLSDHYSYFHDQYGYEELQKIPLLEGWRKTFAEQTYPLDDIEKLQQMLDSLTYKDQVVALISAAFLDSDPIDAFEIAEKTWASIIASMPADRLEKESGMLHILTGPWNYVVRGKIHDDNSFKRFFQTAYQFASLVENSQPLSLLSLEDFLRAYQLNLIDEQEIYRQVLVGGNRLMFIRDLTSTRTEVIASDPKLIHLRDTVVNRILEIELTRGELSTEVSTLAMKLERIEGMEHWVHLVSAMDQDTFVRGYIYSYGDNTTRKETFSYLIQNCHPRDGEDEKRLGELLQKYPVNEKKLLEAAMYAPQWMEIVAKHLGWEGLRSAAWYFHAHINERFTAEKETIVAHYSPISPQDFNEGAFDIAWFEEAYAAVGEERFNLLYDCAKYISGGANHRRSQLFADAALGKLRLDDMRDSVSDKRNKDHLLTYSLIPFAVNREQDLRERYDFIQKFLLQSKQFGAQRRASEGVASQIALGNLARNAGYADVTRLMWDMEARKLDEMKSFFEPHALDADTTAQLVIDEEGQPEMVIVSKGKTLKSVPARFKKDGYIAELKELKSDLVDQYRRARQELERSMTAGTSFTREEIASLMQNPVIHPLVRTLIFQSGDKTGRFDVSSNGLVAPGPEGTNHALSEQDQLLIAHPLHLYQSGSWSEFQRDLFTRQERQPFKQVFRELYLPNEDELANGTVSRRYAGYQIQPKKAVALLKGRQWTVSYEEGLQKVSYEHNLIANLYAMADWFSPADTEAPTLETVQFYDRKSYKSVALQDVPLTFFSEVMRDIDLVVSVAHVGGVDPEASLTTIEMRHVIVNESLRLLKIDNVRLDGNYARIDGELGEYAVHLGSGNVFKQATGALHIVPVHSQHRGRIFLPFLDEDPRTAEILSKVMLLAEDKKIKDPQILAQLQN from the coding sequence AAGGCTGGCTGCAGAAACGCAGCAACCATTATTCCAGCCACTATTGGATGTGCTCCGGCATCTGGCGAGCGAGTCATTGGTTGCACGATTCGGTTATATCGCTGAGCGTGCGACTCGTTTTCCATATAGTAACCACTATGAACGTCGGCCTTTCCGCACATCCGATCCGGAGCAACATGTAGAACAGGTCATCCGCAAACTGATGGGATTGTTCCGAATGGAAATGAAGAATTTCTCCCTGAGTGAATATGTGTCACTGCGTGAGTACAAGCTGGATTATCTGCACGAGATCCGTTGGGTTCTGGCGGATTGTATCGCATATGAACTGGATCATGAGGGCGGAGATATGAAGCAGGCATTGCACGATATTATCTATGGTGACAATCAGACGGCGCTGTTAACCCATGAAATGATCAAAGGCATATTCATGAGCGATCAGGTGGATGCCTATCAGATGGTGGGTGAGCTGCTCGTTGCAGCAAGGTTGCAGGAAGGGCTGCGCCAAAGCATCGTGGAGCGGATGGATGAAGGAACACTGGAAGCCTATATTTACATATTAAAAATCATCATCGACAACAACCTGATCCGTTTCAGTTCGGTGGTAAGAGCACTCGCCGTATGGACGGGAATTGGCATAGAAGCAGCCAATCAGCGTGTTGCTGCACAGCTCATTGAACAGGCGTATGAGGCGCTTGTGCAACCAGAAGTGCGCGAATCCTGGCAGCAGGAAGCGAACGCCAACAAGCTCTTTATCAGCTTGTGGGCGACAGCGGTCATTGAAGAGAATGAACTGACGAGCAAGATCATCGAGATTATGAATCAAGGCCAATTATATCAAAAGATTGTTGCCCAATACGTACTGGCTAACAGCCAGAACAGAGAGCTTCGTTTGCACATTGCACGTCGTTATCTGGAGGCGCAAGATGCTGAGTTGATGCACTGGATTGTGACCAATTATGATGCGATGTATATGTACAACTGGAGTTTCGAGAATGGAGAGAATCAGCGTAGTGTCTACGTGTGGCCATTGCCTGCGCTTGAAGATAAGGCATTGAGACGTCAGGACTTTGATCAATTCAAACAGATGCTGGCTGTCATTCCAAAAGGCGGATCAGGTGGACCATCGGGTGTACTTGAGTATGTTCACTACCGGATTGATACGGATGATGTAGTGAAGAAATTATTATATCTGGCCGCTTATGATATGGACCCGGAATGGATCGGCGAAGTCATCGCAATCAAGGACCGTTTGAGCCCAGAACTGCGCGGGGAACTGTTGTCCCAGTTTGTTCAGCATCCCGATAATGAGGTGCAAAGACAGTTTGTGTTTGAGAGTTTGTCTGATAAAAGCATCAGTAATCGGGAAAGTGCGCTCTCCAAGGCGAAGCAGCTCACGTTGACGGTTGAAGAGATGAAACAGATGGAGGCGCTGATGAAGCTCAAGACAGGCTCACTTCGTCAGAAGGTCATCCATGTATTGTTACTACAACCCGTGGACCAATTGACGGTTTCACTGAAGCGACTTTTGCAGGCCAAGAGTGAGTTGCAGCGTCTAGGCGCGCTCGAATTGTTGACGGAGATTGCGGCAGATCCGGATCGGGCAGATCAGCAGGAGCAATTGCAGCCATTGGCACAGCTGATTGAGACGCCAACCGCGAAGGAACAGAAGTTGCTCGACAAGCTGACGGATCAGGGGAGTCGCTATACGGCCGCTAATGGGTTTAATTTATTCGATCCGAAGCGACGTGAGCCATTGCTGGATGAGAAGCGTGACCTTAAAGGCCACAGTCCGAAGGATATCTTTACACTTTCTCTGGATAAGACCAGACCATTCCTGCAGGGGCTCGATGAATTAGTGCATGAACACAGGGATCATGAGTATGAAGTGGAGTACTATGCTGGCTACAAAGACACGTTGTTAGTCGGAGCGAGTCTTCGCTCCAAGGTTCCGTATGGAGAGCGGAATGAAATGAAGCAGATGGAACAGTTCCCGCTACATGACATATGGGAAAACTTTATTCAACATGCTGGGTTTAGCAGTGTGGAACTGATGCAGCTATACATGGTTATACAGCTCCGGGATTTCAATGGCAAATTGAGTGACCATTACAGTTACTTCCATGATCAGTATGGCTATGAAGAACTGCAAAAGATTCCGTTATTGGAAGGCTGGCGCAAGACGTTTGCTGAACAGACCTATCCTCTGGATGACATCGAAAAGCTGCAGCAGATGCTGGATTCGTTAACATATAAGGATCAGGTAGTGGCACTGATATCGGCGGCATTTCTGGATAGCGATCCGATCGACGCGTTTGAAATAGCTGAGAAAACCTGGGCCTCCATCATCGCGAGTATGCCTGCTGATCGACTCGAGAAAGAGTCAGGCATGCTTCATATTCTGACTGGGCCTTGGAATTATGTGGTTCGTGGCAAAATCCATGACGATAACAGCTTCAAACGTTTCTTCCAGACAGCCTACCAGTTCGCCAGTCTTGTAGAAAATAGTCAACCGTTGTCCTTGCTGTCACTTGAAGATTTCCTGCGCGCGTACCAGCTGAACCTGATTGATGAACAGGAGATATATCGACAGGTTCTGGTCGGTGGGAATCGTCTGATGTTTATTCGGGACTTAACATCCACTCGTACAGAAGTGATCGCAAGTGATCCCAAGCTGATTCATTTACGGGATACGGTCGTTAATCGGATTTTGGAGATCGAGCTGACCCGGGGAGAACTCTCTACAGAAGTAAGTACACTTGCCATGAAACTGGAACGAATTGAAGGCATGGAACACTGGGTACATCTGGTCTCGGCGATGGATCAGGATACATTTGTCCGTGGATATATCTACAGTTATGGGGACAACACAACACGTAAAGAGACGTTTAGCTATCTAATTCAGAATTGTCATCCACGGGATGGAGAAGATGAGAAGCGTCTTGGAGAATTACTCCAGAAGTATCCGGTGAATGAGAAAAAATTGCTGGAAGCGGCTATGTACGCCCCGCAGTGGATGGAGATTGTTGCAAAACATCTGGGATGGGAAGGTCTCCGCAGTGCGGCATGGTACTTCCATGCCCATATCAATGAACGCTTTACTGCGGAGAAAGAAACCATCGTGGCCCACTATTCTCCAATCTCACCACAGGACTTTAATGAAGGTGCGTTTGATATCGCTTGGTTTGAAGAAGCCTATGCTGCTGTCGGGGAGGAACGGTTCAATCTTTTATACGATTGCGCCAAGTACATTTCCGGGGGAGCTAACCACCGCAGATCCCAATTGTTCGCAGATGCTGCACTGGGCAAGCTTCGATTGGACGATATGCGTGATTCCGTGTCAGACAAGCGAAACAAGGATCATTTGTTAACCTACAGTTTGATCCCATTCGCCGTAAATCGGGAACAGGATCTGCGTGAGCGATACGACTTCATTCAGAAGTTTCTGTTGCAGAGCAAGCAATTCGGTGCACAACGCCGTGCCAGTGAAGGTGTAGCATCACAGATTGCACTGGGCAATCTCGCTCGTAATGCAGGTTATGCTGATGTTACGCGGCTGATGTGGGACATGGAAGCACGTAAGTTGGATGAGATGAAATCCTTCTTTGAACCTCATGCATTGGATGCTGACACGACAGCACAATTGGTCATTGATGAGGAAGGCCAACCCGAAATGGTTATCGTTAGCAAAGGCAAGACACTCAAATCTGTACCTGCCCGGTTCAAAAAAGATGGATATATCGCTGAACTGAAAGAGCTCAAATCGGATCTGGTGGATCAGTATCGCCGGGCACGGCAGGAGCTGGAACGTTCGATGACTGCTGGAACATCCTTTACACGTGAGGAAATTGCCAGTCTGATGCAAAATCCGGTTATACATCCGCTGGTAAGAACGCTTATATTTCAGTCAGGTGACAAGACGGGACGATTCGATGTATCATCCAATGGTTTGGTTGCTCCTGGGCCGGAGGGTACGAACCATGCACTATCGGAACAGGATCAACTGTTGATTGCTCATCCGCTTCATCTGTATCAGAGCGGAAGCTGGAGTGAATTCCAGCGGGATCTGTTCACCCGTCAGGAGCGTCAGCCGTTCAAGCAGGTATTCCGTGAGCTGTATCTTCCTAACGAGGACGAATTGGCTAATGGTACGGTATCTCGTCGATACGCCGGGTATCAGATTCAACCGAAAAAAGCAGTAGCTCTGCTTAAAGGACGCCAATGGACTGTCAGTTATGAGGAAGGTCTGCAGAAGGTAAGTTACGAGCACAATCTGATCGCGAATCTCTATGCCATGGCAGATTGGTTCTCACCAGCAGATACCGAGGCACCTACCTTGGAGACGGTGCAGTTCTACGATCGTAAGAGCTACAAATCTGTAGCGCTGCAAGATGTGCCGCTGACGTTCTTCTCGGAAGTTATGCGTGATATCGATCTGGTGGTCAGCGTTGCACATGTGGGAGGCGTAGATCCGGAAGCCAGCCTGACAACAATCGAGATGCGTCACGTCATTGTGAACGAGTCGTTGCGTCTGCTGAAGATCGACAATGTACGTTTGGACGGGAATTACGCACGAATTGATGGTGAATTGGGTGAGTATGCTGTTCATCTGGGGAGTGGTAATGTGTTCAAACAAGCTACAGGTGCACTTCATATTGTTCCGGTGCACAGTCAGCATCGGGGGCGAATCTTCCTGCCATTCCTGGATGAAGATCCGAGAACAGCTGAGATTTTGTCCAAGGTGATGTTGCTCGCCGAAGATAAAAAGATCAAGGACCCGCAGATTCTTGCACAATTACAGAACTAG